A stretch of the Mycobacterium sp. ITM-2016-00317 genome encodes the following:
- a CDS encoding nitroreductase family deazaflavin-dependent oxidoreductase: MAKVPKPLSPKQVEGLNSKAVGVGIKWMSKLNTLAYKATGGRIGYNWRGGSNRFSAPPPVGILTTIGRKSGQPRESPLLFLREGNRVVLVASQGGRATNPMWYLNIKANPQVTFQIKNEKLKLIAREATDAERDEYWPKLDSIYPDFANYRTYTDRKIPVLICDPA, translated from the coding sequence ATGGCCAAAGTCCCCAAGCCACTGAGCCCCAAGCAGGTCGAAGGCCTCAACTCCAAGGCCGTCGGCGTCGGCATCAAGTGGATGTCCAAGCTCAACACGTTGGCCTACAAGGCCACCGGCGGGCGGATCGGCTACAACTGGCGTGGCGGATCCAACCGGTTCTCGGCGCCTCCCCCGGTCGGCATCCTGACCACCATCGGCCGCAAATCGGGACAGCCGCGGGAGAGCCCGCTGCTCTTCCTGCGCGAGGGGAACCGCGTCGTGCTGGTCGCGTCTCAGGGCGGACGGGCGACGAATCCGATGTGGTACCTGAACATCAAGGCCAACCCTCAGGTGACGTTCCAGATCAAGAACGAGAAGCTGAAGCTGATCGCGCGGGAGGCCACCGACGCCGAACGCGACGAGTACTGGCCCAAACTGGATTCGATCTACCCGGACTTCGCCAACTACCGGACCTACACCGACCGCAAGATCCCGGTCCTGATCTGCGACCCCGCCTGA
- a CDS encoding bifunctional MaoC family dehydratase N-terminal/OB-fold nucleic acid binding domain-containing protein, which produces MSAELQAGIEEIKATGKSEPRTGRDPVNQPMIHHWVDAIGDKNPIYVDEEAARAAGHPGIVAPPAMIQVWTMGGLGQGRSDDDPLSKMMQLFDDAGFVGVVATNCEQTYHRYLQPGEELTIHADITDVVGPKQTALGEGYFINQLITWTVAGGEPVAEMNWRIMKFRPREAAAEDKPAVPDDLDADKLMRPASSKDTRFFWEGVAAHELRIQRRPDGTLQHPPVPAVWQGKDAPVDYVVAAGNGTVYSFVVHHAPKVPGRSLPFVIALVELEEGVRMLGELRGIDPAEVQIGMPVRATYIDFPDSEVSPAWTLYAWEPVR; this is translated from the coding sequence ATGAGCGCAGAGTTGCAGGCCGGTATCGAAGAGATCAAGGCGACGGGGAAGAGCGAACCGCGCACGGGTCGGGATCCGGTGAACCAGCCGATGATTCACCACTGGGTCGACGCCATCGGTGACAAGAATCCGATCTACGTCGACGAGGAAGCCGCCAGGGCCGCAGGGCATCCCGGTATCGTGGCGCCGCCGGCGATGATCCAGGTGTGGACGATGGGTGGGCTCGGTCAGGGTCGCTCCGACGACGATCCGTTGTCGAAGATGATGCAGCTGTTCGACGACGCAGGCTTTGTCGGCGTGGTCGCGACCAACTGCGAGCAGACCTACCACCGCTACCTCCAACCGGGTGAGGAACTGACCATCCACGCCGACATCACCGACGTGGTGGGCCCCAAGCAGACCGCTCTCGGTGAGGGTTACTTCATCAATCAGCTCATCACCTGGACAGTCGCCGGCGGGGAACCGGTAGCCGAGATGAACTGGCGCATCATGAAGTTCAGGCCGCGGGAGGCTGCTGCCGAGGACAAGCCGGCGGTGCCGGACGACCTCGACGCGGACAAGCTCATGCGACCGGCCTCGTCAAAGGACACCCGGTTCTTCTGGGAGGGTGTCGCCGCCCACGAGCTGCGCATCCAGCGCCGCCCCGACGGTACGCTGCAGCACCCGCCTGTGCCCGCGGTGTGGCAGGGCAAAGACGCTCCGGTCGACTACGTTGTGGCAGCGGGCAACGGCACGGTGTACAGCTTCGTCGTGCACCACGCGCCGAAGGTGCCCGGCCGCAGCCTGCCGTTCGTGATCGCCCTCGTCGAGCTGGAGGAGGGTGTACGGATGCTCGGCGAGCTGCGTGGAATCGACCCCGCCGAAGTGCAGATCGGAATGCCCGTGCGCGCAACATATATCGACTTCCCGGACAGCGAGGTCAGCCCCGCCTGGACGCTGTACGCGTGGGAGCCGGTCCGGTGA
- a CDS encoding acyl-CoA dehydrogenase family protein, whose protein sequence is MDFSPDEGQQAVADVVTSVLERDNTWEALVSGGVPALGVPERLGGDGVGLAEIATALTEIGRRGTISPALATLGTTAVLLDLASDAQQDRYLAGVAKDAVLTVALNEPGAQLPDRPAVTLAAGKLNGIKTVVGYAAQADWILVTADGGVVMVPGDAAGLTVTKTPTANGSDEYVLTFADVAVAEDDVLDRATAQRVNQLALAAVGAFAAGLVAGALRLTADYVATREQFGRPLSTFQTVAAQLSEVYIASRTMSLLSTSVMWRLSEGLDVEEDLTVLGYWLTSQAPPAMRLCHHLHGGMGMDITYPMDRYYSSIKDLTRLLGGPSHRLDLVGAGLGERSDGK, encoded by the coding sequence GTGGATTTCAGTCCAGACGAGGGGCAGCAGGCTGTCGCCGATGTGGTCACCTCGGTGCTCGAGCGCGACAACACCTGGGAGGCCCTGGTTTCCGGCGGCGTGCCGGCGTTGGGCGTTCCGGAGCGCCTCGGTGGCGACGGCGTCGGCCTCGCCGAGATCGCGACCGCGCTGACCGAGATCGGCAGGCGCGGCACGATCAGTCCGGCGCTCGCCACGCTCGGGACGACCGCGGTCCTGCTCGATCTCGCCTCGGACGCGCAGCAGGACCGTTACCTGGCCGGCGTGGCGAAGGATGCGGTCCTCACGGTGGCGCTCAACGAGCCCGGCGCGCAATTGCCGGACAGGCCCGCCGTCACGCTGGCGGCGGGCAAGCTCAACGGCATCAAGACCGTGGTCGGCTATGCCGCACAGGCTGATTGGATCCTGGTGACCGCCGACGGCGGTGTCGTGATGGTGCCCGGCGACGCCGCTGGTCTGACGGTGACCAAGACGCCGACAGCCAACGGCTCGGATGAGTATGTGCTGACCTTCGCCGACGTCGCCGTCGCCGAGGACGACGTGCTCGACAGGGCGACCGCGCAGCGGGTCAACCAGCTGGCGCTGGCCGCGGTCGGCGCGTTCGCCGCCGGTTTGGTCGCCGGGGCGCTGCGGCTGACCGCCGACTACGTCGCCACCCGCGAACAGTTCGGCCGGCCGCTGTCGACGTTCCAGACGGTCGCCGCGCAACTCTCGGAGGTCTACATCGCCTCGCGGACGATGTCTCTGCTGTCCACCTCGGTGATGTGGCGGCTGAGCGAGGGTCTCGACGTCGAGGAGGACCTCACGGTCCTGGGCTACTGGTTGACCTCGCAGGCGCCGCCGGCGATGCGGCTCTGTCATCACCTGCACGGCGGTATGGGGATGGACATCACCTACCCGATGGACCGCTACTACTCGTCGATCAAAGACCTGACCCGGCTGCTGGGCGGTCCTTCACACCGTCTGGATCTGGTGGGGGCCGGCTTGGGCGAGCGAAGCGACGGGAAGTAA
- a CDS encoding response regulator transcription factor produces MHSVIDLAVGDELSEIADGYRNGDRGRGNGPELLRKTDVLIVDDCTLYRECLVGVLAGRIGAAATGVAADLASVITEMEVLRPRVILLNIATHESVMLLRQVLRYRPDASLVVIGVSEDDDAAIVECAEAGVAGYHLRTDSLEDLVNLIQTVAAGESACSSRVSGVLLRRLSELAAQRQPAAREVVLTTREIEILRMLEAGMANREIADKLCIAVHTVKNHVHSILTKLGVSTREQAAALARNMSATDWPRRD; encoded by the coding sequence ATGCACTCGGTGATCGACCTGGCCGTGGGCGACGAACTGTCCGAAATCGCCGACGGCTACCGCAATGGCGATCGTGGGCGGGGTAACGGGCCGGAACTTCTGCGCAAGACGGACGTTCTGATCGTTGACGACTGCACGCTCTACCGTGAGTGTCTGGTGGGGGTTCTCGCCGGCCGCATTGGTGCTGCGGCTACGGGGGTGGCTGCGGATCTGGCATCTGTCATCACCGAGATGGAAGTGTTGAGACCCCGCGTGATCCTGCTCAACATCGCAACGCACGAAAGCGTGATGTTGCTGAGGCAGGTGCTCCGATACCGTCCCGACGCCAGCCTGGTCGTCATCGGCGTCTCCGAGGACGACGATGCCGCCATCGTCGAGTGCGCCGAAGCAGGTGTCGCCGGATATCACCTTCGCACCGACTCCCTCGAAGATCTTGTCAATCTGATTCAGACGGTTGCTGCGGGCGAATCCGCGTGCTCGTCCCGGGTGTCGGGCGTTTTGCTCAGGCGACTATCGGAGCTCGCGGCTCAACGCCAGCCGGCGGCCAGGGAGGTTGTCCTGACTACGCGGGAGATCGAGATCCTGCGGATGCTTGAGGCGGGGATGGCAAACCGGGAGATCGCCGACAAGCTGTGTATCGCGGTTCACACGGTGAAGAACCACGTGCACAGCATCTTGACGAAGCTCGGTGTGAGTACGCGCGAACAGGCGGCTGCGTTGGCCCGCAACATGAGCGCGACAGACTGGCCACGGCGGGACTAG
- the fadE29 gene encoding acyl-CoA dehydrogenase FadE29, protein MYIELTPEQRKLQAELREYFSTLITADEAAAMESDRHNEAYRAVIKRMGSDGKLGVGWPKEYGGLGFGPVEQQIFVNEANRADVPLPMVTLQTVGPTLQVHGTEEQKKKFLPGILSGDVHFAIGYSEPEAGTDLASLRTTAVRHGDEYVVNGQKMWTTGAHDADYIWLACRTDPEAAKHKGISILIVDTKDPGYSWTPIILSDGAHHTNASYYNDVRVPADMLVGEENGGWKLITTQLNHERVGLGPAGRIAGIYDQVHAWASKPGSDGVTPVEHDDVKRLLGQIKAIWRVNELLNWQVAASGETIAVADAAATKVFSTERIQEVGRLAEEIVGRYGNPADQATAELLDWLDKMTKRNLVITFGGGVNEVMREMIAASGLKVPRVPR, encoded by the coding sequence ATGTACATCGAACTGACGCCGGAACAGCGGAAGCTGCAAGCCGAACTGCGGGAATACTTTTCGACGCTCATCACTGCCGATGAGGCCGCCGCGATGGAGTCCGACCGGCACAACGAGGCCTACCGCGCGGTGATCAAGCGGATGGGTTCGGACGGCAAGCTCGGGGTGGGCTGGCCCAAGGAGTACGGCGGCCTGGGTTTCGGTCCCGTGGAACAGCAGATCTTCGTCAACGAGGCCAACCGGGCCGACGTGCCGCTGCCGATGGTGACACTGCAGACCGTGGGCCCGACGCTCCAGGTGCACGGCACCGAGGAACAGAAGAAGAAGTTTCTTCCCGGAATCCTCTCGGGTGACGTGCATTTCGCCATCGGTTACTCCGAACCTGAAGCGGGAACCGATCTGGCGTCGCTGCGGACCACCGCGGTCAGGCATGGCGATGAATACGTGGTCAACGGCCAGAAGATGTGGACCACCGGCGCCCATGACGCCGATTACATCTGGCTGGCCTGCCGCACCGACCCTGAGGCCGCCAAGCACAAGGGCATCTCGATTCTGATCGTCGACACCAAGGATCCGGGCTACTCGTGGACCCCGATCATTCTGTCGGACGGGGCACACCACACCAACGCGTCGTACTACAACGACGTGCGCGTACCCGCCGACATGCTCGTCGGCGAGGAGAACGGTGGCTGGAAGCTGATCACCACCCAGCTCAACCACGAGCGGGTGGGTCTCGGTCCCGCCGGCCGGATCGCCGGGATCTACGACCAGGTGCACGCGTGGGCGTCCAAGCCCGGCTCGGACGGCGTGACCCCGGTCGAGCACGACGACGTCAAGCGGTTGCTCGGTCAGATCAAGGCGATCTGGCGGGTCAACGAGTTGCTCAACTGGCAGGTCGCGGCGTCGGGCGAGACCATCGCGGTCGCGGATGCGGCTGCCACCAAGGTGTTCTCGACCGAACGCATCCAGGAAGTCGGCCGGCTGGCCGAGGAGATCGTCGGCAGGTACGGCAACCCGGCGGACCAGGCTACCGCCGAGTTGTTGGACTGGCTGGACAAGATGACCAAGCGCAACCTGGTCATCACGTTCGGTGGAGGTGTCAACGAGGTGATGCGGGAGATGATCGCGGCGTCGGGGCTGAAGGTCCCGAGGGTGCCGCGATGA
- a CDS encoding MaoC family dehydratase — MTAPTLEVGATLPELKIYGDPTFIVSTAIATRDYQDVHHDRDKAQAKGSKDIFVNILTDTGLVQRYLTDWAGPSARIKSIGLRLGVPWYAYDTITFTGEVTAVDDGVATVKVVGANSLGNHVIATATLSLEADS; from the coding sequence GTGACCGCGCCCACCCTGGAGGTCGGTGCCACGCTGCCCGAGCTGAAGATCTACGGCGACCCGACGTTCATCGTCTCCACGGCCATCGCGACCCGCGATTACCAGGACGTGCACCACGACCGGGACAAGGCGCAGGCCAAGGGGTCCAAGGACATCTTCGTCAACATCCTGACCGACACCGGTCTGGTGCAGCGCTACCTCACCGACTGGGCCGGGCCGTCGGCGCGGATCAAGTCGATCGGCCTGCGCCTGGGCGTGCCGTGGTATGCCTACGACACCATCACGTTCACCGGTGAGGTCACCGCCGTCGACGACGGTGTCGCCACCGTGAAGGTGGTCGGCGCCAACAGCCTGGGCAATCACGTCATCGCCACGGCGACACTTTCTCTGGAGGCAGACTCATGA
- a CDS encoding glycosyltransferase → MAIAHHEPADAGALAALVASFAGVLQIRTVISARGISNGRNAAATALGEDVDWLWFPNDTSRVDANFLERVSRHCVASTTAVAVQLADREGPRHPLPAPGTKLTRRTVWGAMEPATLLRRGPFLAVGGFNPVLGSGADSPWQSGEGPDLLLRMSERDDFSIEWVGDIVIQAQTEFAHLAPHERRRKQRSYGRGAGYVLRTWRYPLWYKAAHLIAAALMPLRKPEKFGPGEAFALLVGRTEGVLGRPLSNDTDHRAVLR, encoded by the coding sequence GTGGCCATCGCCCACCACGAGCCTGCCGACGCCGGCGCACTCGCAGCGTTGGTTGCGTCTTTCGCCGGAGTTCTGCAAATCCGTACCGTCATCAGTGCGCGTGGCATCTCGAACGGTCGCAACGCTGCGGCCACCGCGCTCGGCGAAGACGTCGACTGGCTCTGGTTCCCCAACGACACCAGTCGCGTCGACGCGAATTTCCTTGAGCGGGTGTCCCGCCACTGCGTGGCATCGACGACCGCCGTCGCCGTCCAGCTGGCCGACCGCGAGGGTCCACGCCACCCGCTTCCAGCCCCCGGCACGAAGCTGACCCGCCGCACCGTCTGGGGCGCCATGGAGCCGGCGACCCTTCTCCGGCGCGGTCCTTTTCTGGCGGTCGGCGGATTCAATCCGGTGCTTGGCTCGGGCGCCGACTCCCCCTGGCAATCCGGTGAAGGTCCGGACCTGCTGTTGCGGATGTCCGAACGCGACGACTTCTCGATCGAGTGGGTCGGCGACATCGTCATCCAGGCCCAGACCGAATTCGCCCATCTGGCACCGCATGAGCGACGCAGAAAACAGCGCAGCTACGGGCGCGGCGCCGGGTACGTCCTGCGCACCTGGCGCTACCCGCTCTGGTACAAGGCTGCTCACCTGATCGCCGCCGCGCTGATGCCGCTGCGTAAACCGGAGAAGTTCGGTCCGGGTGAGGCTTTCGCACTGTTGGTCGGTCGGACCGAGGGCGTGCTGGGACGGCCTCTTTCCAACGACACCGACCATCGAGCAGTGCTGCGATGA
- a CDS encoding response regulator transcription factor: MTGQLTHAEQWKVPDGNVLIIDDCTLYREALASALTGKGMRGVRTAGDLPSLISALSALPPLVILLNLATVGLQAILRAIKGVTPRVPVIAIGASLDDEGALMACAEAKVAAYHMRADSLAGLFTLIHEAMNGEVTCPPEVSAILFRIQVMAVRPRRPVVRDAGLTSREIQILKLLRLGCSNQEIATQLSIAIHTVKSHVHSLLTKLGVSTRAEAAALSHNFDLDRGPHDGTRSGSSRNWS, translated from the coding sequence ATGACGGGGCAATTAACCCACGCTGAGCAGTGGAAGGTCCCCGACGGGAACGTCCTGATCATCGATGACTGCACTCTGTACCGCGAGGCGTTGGCATCGGCCCTGACCGGAAAGGGAATGCGAGGTGTCCGCACTGCCGGTGACCTGCCGTCATTGATAAGTGCGTTGAGCGCACTACCGCCGCTTGTGATTCTGCTGAACCTGGCCACTGTCGGGCTTCAGGCCATCCTGCGCGCGATCAAAGGCGTGACCCCACGGGTGCCGGTGATCGCGATCGGTGCATCCCTGGACGACGAGGGCGCCCTCATGGCGTGCGCGGAGGCGAAGGTGGCGGCTTACCATATGAGAGCCGATAGCCTGGCTGGTCTTTTCACACTCATTCACGAGGCCATGAATGGCGAAGTCACCTGTCCCCCTGAGGTTTCAGCCATCCTGTTCCGCATTCAGGTGATGGCTGTCCGTCCGCGCCGGCCGGTTGTCAGGGATGCGGGCCTCACATCGCGGGAGATCCAGATCCTCAAGCTGCTCAGACTGGGCTGCTCGAATCAGGAAATTGCCACGCAACTGTCCATTGCGATCCATACGGTGAAAAGTCACGTACACAGCCTGTTGACAAAGCTCGGTGTCAGTACCCGAGCCGAGGCTGCGGCGCTGTCACACAACTTCGATCTGGATCGAGGACCACATGACGGGACCAGATCGGGATCTAGTCGAAATTGGTCCTGA
- a CDS encoding response regulator transcription factor — MLDFARPAILEGGRVPLAGTQLLVVDDSTLQRENLATLLRERGADRVAVAWDIPSALAAMTETGPQVILLSVTTRDSQALLRAVRGSRPLSKVVAVCVAEDDEAGIIVCAEAGVSGYHLRSDSLDDLLSVIARVAGGQSACPPGISAILMRRLSTVASHRAGPTNLDLTVREQEILRMLEQGLSNREIANALCIALHTVKNHVHSVLGKLGVRSRAEAAAYFRAARPAPVQVGTRQGSEPKIALSVHIRRACGQLIVEESGMRWRGPGAHVPGG, encoded by the coding sequence GTGTTGGACTTCGCCCGGCCGGCCATTCTCGAAGGAGGCCGCGTACCCCTGGCGGGGACGCAGCTTCTGGTGGTCGACGACTCCACACTCCAACGCGAGAACCTGGCGACTCTCTTACGCGAACGCGGCGCTGATCGCGTTGCGGTCGCGTGGGACATTCCCTCGGCCCTCGCGGCCATGACGGAGACCGGACCCCAGGTGATTCTGCTCAGCGTGACCACGCGCGACAGCCAGGCGCTGCTCCGTGCCGTACGAGGATCTCGTCCACTGTCCAAAGTGGTGGCCGTATGTGTCGCGGAGGATGACGAAGCAGGGATCATCGTGTGCGCAGAGGCGGGTGTGTCCGGGTATCACCTCAGGTCCGACTCCCTCGACGATCTACTCTCCGTGATCGCCCGCGTCGCCGGCGGGCAGTCGGCCTGCCCGCCGGGGATCTCAGCAATTCTGATGCGACGACTGTCGACCGTGGCGTCGCACCGGGCCGGTCCGACGAATCTGGATCTGACGGTACGCGAACAGGAGATTCTGCGGATGCTTGAGCAGGGCCTGAGCAACCGGGAGATCGCGAACGCGCTGTGCATCGCCCTGCACACCGTGAAAAACCACGTCCACAGCGTGTTGGGCAAGCTCGGTGTCCGCTCGCGAGCAGAGGCTGCAGCGTACTTCCGTGCCGCGAGACCGGCGCCAGTCCAGGTAGGAACTAGGCAAGGTTCAGAACCGAAGATCGCTCTATCGGTCCATATACGTCGAGCCTGCGGACAGTTGATAGTGGAAGAGTCAGGGATGAGATGGCGCGGGCCGGGTGCGCACGTGCCGGGTGGCTGA
- a CDS encoding cytochrome P450, giving the protein MPGPNSCPISPDFDFLDATLNLERLPVEELAELRKSEPIHWVDVPGGTGGFGDKGYWLVTKHADVKEVSKRNDIFGSSPDGAIPVWPQDMTRDAIDLQKAVLLNMDAPQHTRLRKIISRGFTPRAVGRLEEELRQRAQKIAETAASEGSGDFVEQVSCELPLQAIAELLGVPQDDRDKLFRWSNEMTAGEDPEYADVDPAMSSFELITYAMKMAEERAANPTEDIVTKLIEADIDGEKLSDDEFGFFVVMLAVAGNETTRNSITHGMIAFAQNPDQWELYKKERPETAADEIVRWATPVSAFQRTALEDTELGGVQIKKGDRVVMSYRSANFDEEVFEHADKFDILRNPNPHVGFGGTGAHYCIGANLAKMTINLIFNAVADHMPDLKPIGEPERLKSGWLNGIKHWQVDYTGAGELANAPSGCPVSQ; this is encoded by the coding sequence ATGCCCGGCCCGAACTCATGTCCGATCAGCCCCGACTTCGACTTCCTCGACGCGACCTTGAACCTCGAGCGTCTGCCGGTCGAGGAACTCGCCGAACTGCGCAAGTCCGAGCCTATCCACTGGGTCGATGTGCCCGGCGGAACGGGCGGCTTCGGTGACAAGGGCTACTGGCTCGTCACCAAGCACGCCGACGTCAAGGAGGTGTCCAAGCGCAACGACATCTTCGGCAGCTCCCCCGACGGGGCGATCCCGGTCTGGCCGCAGGACATGACCCGTGACGCGATCGACCTGCAGAAGGCGGTCCTGCTGAACATGGACGCCCCGCAGCACACCCGTCTCCGCAAGATCATCTCGCGTGGATTCACCCCGCGCGCCGTCGGACGGCTCGAAGAAGAACTGCGCCAGCGCGCACAGAAGATCGCCGAGACCGCCGCTTCCGAGGGTTCCGGCGACTTCGTCGAGCAGGTGTCCTGCGAGCTGCCGCTGCAGGCCATCGCCGAATTGCTCGGCGTCCCGCAGGACGATCGCGACAAGCTCTTCCGCTGGTCCAACGAGATGACCGCAGGCGAGGATCCGGAGTACGCCGACGTCGATCCGGCGATGTCCTCGTTCGAGCTGATCACCTACGCGATGAAGATGGCAGAGGAGCGGGCCGCCAACCCGACCGAAGACATCGTCACCAAGCTGATCGAGGCCGATATCGACGGTGAGAAGCTCTCCGACGACGAGTTCGGCTTCTTCGTGGTGATGCTCGCGGTGGCCGGCAACGAGACCACCCGCAACTCGATCACCCACGGCATGATCGCGTTCGCGCAGAACCCCGACCAGTGGGAGCTGTACAAGAAGGAACGCCCCGAGACCGCCGCCGACGAGATCGTCCGGTGGGCCACCCCGGTGTCGGCCTTCCAGCGCACGGCCCTCGAAGACACCGAACTCGGTGGCGTCCAGATCAAGAAGGGCGATCGCGTCGTCATGTCGTACCGCTCGGCGAACTTCGACGAAGAGGTCTTCGAGCACGCCGACAAGTTCGACATCCTGCGTAACCCCAACCCGCACGTCGGATTCGGTGGGACCGGTGCGCACTACTGCATCGGCGCGAACCTGGCCAAGATGACCATCAACCTCATCTTCAACGCCGTCGCCGACCACATGCCCGACCTCAAGCCGATCGGTGAGCCGGAACGGCTGAAGTCCGGCTGGCTCAACGGGATCAAGCACTGGCAGGTTGACTACACCGGCGCCGGCGAGCTGGCCAATGCACCCAGTGGATGTCCGGTCTCTCAGTAG
- a CDS encoding steroid 3-ketoacyl-CoA thiolase has protein sequence MGNPVIVEATRSPIGKRNGWLSGLHATELLGAVQKALVEKAGIDAGDVEQLIGGCVTQYGEQSNNITRVGWLTAGLPEHVGATTIDCQCGSAQQANHLVAGLIATGAIDIGIACGIEAMSRVGLGANAGPDRSIIRASSWDIDMPNQFEAAERIAKRRGITRDDVDALGLASQAKAKQAWAEGRFDREISPISAPVLDENKRPTDEWAPVTRDQGLRDTTAEGLASLKPVIEGGVHTAGTSSQISDGAAAVLWMDEDKAKALGLKPRARIVAQANVGAETFYHLDGPVQSTAKVLEKAGMKLGDIDLVEINEAFASVVLSWAQVHGADMDKVNVNGGAIALGHPVGSTGARLITTALHELERTGKGTALITMCAGGALSTGTIIERI, from the coding sequence ATGGGTAACCCTGTCATCGTCGAAGCCACCCGCAGCCCCATCGGAAAGCGCAACGGCTGGTTGTCCGGCCTGCACGCCACCGAACTGTTGGGAGCGGTGCAGAAGGCGCTCGTCGAGAAGGCCGGCATCGACGCCGGGGACGTCGAGCAGCTCATCGGCGGCTGTGTCACGCAGTACGGCGAGCAGTCCAACAACATCACCCGGGTGGGCTGGCTGACCGCCGGGTTGCCCGAGCATGTCGGCGCCACCACGATCGACTGCCAGTGCGGCAGCGCCCAGCAGGCCAATCACCTCGTCGCCGGGCTGATCGCCACCGGCGCCATCGACATCGGCATCGCCTGCGGCATCGAGGCGATGAGCCGCGTCGGGCTGGGCGCCAACGCCGGGCCGGACCGGAGCATCATCCGCGCCTCGTCATGGGACATCGACATGCCGAACCAGTTCGAGGCCGCGGAACGGATCGCCAAGCGGCGCGGGATCACCCGCGACGACGTGGACGCGCTCGGGCTGGCCTCGCAGGCGAAGGCCAAGCAGGCCTGGGCCGAGGGACGCTTCGACCGGGAGATTTCGCCGATCTCGGCACCGGTGCTCGACGAGAACAAGCGCCCCACCGACGAGTGGGCGCCGGTCACCCGTGATCAGGGCCTGCGGGACACCACCGCCGAGGGCCTGGCCTCACTGAAGCCGGTGATCGAGGGTGGCGTGCACACCGCGGGCACCTCCTCGCAGATCTCCGACGGCGCGGCCGCGGTGCTGTGGATGGACGAAGACAAGGCGAAGGCACTCGGCCTGAAGCCGCGGGCCAGGATCGTGGCGCAGGCCAACGTCGGCGCGGAGACGTTCTACCACCTCGACGGCCCGGTTCAGTCGACGGCCAAGGTGCTGGAGAAGGCCGGGATGAAGCTCGGCGACATCGACCTGGTCGAGATCAACGAGGCCTTCGCGTCGGTGGTGCTGTCCTGGGCTCAGGTGCACGGGGCCGACATGGACAAGGTCAACGTCAACGGCGGCGCGATCGCGCTCGGACATCCGGTGGGCTCCACCGGCGCCCGCTTGATCACCACCGCGCTGCACGAGCTGGAACGTACCGGCAAGGGCACCGCACTGATCACCATGTGCGCAGGCGGCGCCCTGTCCACCGGCACCATCATCGAACGCATCTAG